The proteins below come from a single Gordonia pseudamarae genomic window:
- a CDS encoding enoyl-CoA hydratase-related protein, producing MTEFTDITYEVDNGLAWITINRPDRYNAFRAQTVDELILAFKRAWVSSDVGVIALTGAGDKAFCAGGDQKQRMETGDYGPSISGLFEVESLHRVIRDVPKPVIAAVNGLAIGGGHVLHVLADLTIAADTAQFGQNGPRVGSFDAGLGSGYLARVVGEKRAREIWFMLRRLSAEEAQEWGLVNKVVPAAELRNEVRTWADQMLEFSPTALKVLKQSLNTDTEHFVSIGQMAYSTLEIFGETPEAREGITAFNEKRKPDFGQYRGK from the coding sequence ATGACCGAATTCACCGACATCACCTACGAAGTCGACAACGGGCTCGCCTGGATCACCATCAACCGCCCCGATCGCTACAACGCCTTCCGCGCGCAGACGGTCGACGAACTGATCCTGGCCTTCAAACGCGCATGGGTCAGCAGCGACGTGGGTGTCATCGCGCTCACCGGAGCCGGCGACAAGGCGTTCTGCGCCGGCGGCGATCAGAAGCAGCGGATGGAGACCGGCGACTACGGCCCCTCGATCAGCGGCCTGTTCGAGGTCGAGTCCCTGCACCGGGTGATCCGTGACGTCCCCAAGCCGGTCATCGCCGCGGTGAACGGACTGGCCATCGGTGGCGGGCATGTGCTGCACGTACTGGCAGATCTCACCATCGCCGCCGACACCGCCCAGTTCGGCCAGAACGGTCCCCGGGTCGGCTCCTTCGACGCCGGTCTGGGTTCGGGCTATCTGGCCCGGGTCGTCGGCGAGAAGCGCGCCCGCGAGATCTGGTTCATGCTGCGCCGTCTGTCGGCCGAGGAGGCCCAGGAGTGGGGCCTGGTCAACAAGGTCGTACCCGCCGCCGAATTGCGCAACGAGGTGCGTACGTGGGCCGACCAGATGCTGGAGTTCTCCCCGACCGCACTCAAGGTGCTCAAACAGTCGCTGAACACCGACACCGAGCATTTCGTCAGCATCGGCCAGATGGCGTACTCGACGCTGGAGATCTTCGGCGAGACGCCGGAGGCCCGCGAAGGTATCACCGCGTTCAACGAGAAGCGCAAACCCGACTTCGGTCAGTACCGCGGAAAGTGA
- a CDS encoding cytochrome c oxidase subunit 3, with translation MTESTTTAATTKTSAPRRLAGVEGLWVFIGVDMTFFLLLFLSFMVGRRDATEEYETARRVLNPTFGGVNTLILLTSSWCVVMAVRAARDKRPEVSRWLPAAAYCGVVFAALKVVEYASKISDGLTPATNDFFMYYFVLTGFHLMHVVAGTVMLLVFWNMTRRNTLSSNRFLALESGAVFWHMVDMLWIILFPLLYLMR, from the coding sequence ATGACCGAATCGACCACCACCGCCGCGACAACGAAAACCTCAGCCCCTCGACGCCTGGCCGGCGTCGAGGGGCTGTGGGTGTTCATCGGCGTCGACATGACCTTCTTCCTGCTCTTGTTCTTGTCCTTCATGGTCGGTCGCCGCGATGCGACTGAGGAGTACGAGACCGCGCGCCGGGTACTCAACCCCACCTTCGGCGGCGTCAACACCCTGATCCTGCTGACAAGCTCCTGGTGCGTGGTGATGGCGGTGCGGGCCGCCCGCGACAAGCGCCCGGAGGTCTCCCGCTGGCTCCCCGCGGCGGCCTACTGCGGTGTCGTGTTTGCCGCGCTGAAGGTGGTCGAATACGCCTCCAAGATAAGCGACGGACTGACCCCGGCCACCAATGACTTCTTCATGTACTATTTCGTGCTCACGGGATTTCATCTGATGCACGTCGTCGCGGGCACCGTGATGCTGCTGGTGTTCTGGAACATGACCCGCAGGAACACGTTGAGCAGCAACCGTTTTCTGGCACTCGAGTCGGGCGCCGTCTTCTGGCACATGGTCGAC
- a CDS encoding SDR family oxidoreductase translates to MSKATPSKATPFTGELLASKRILITGGGTGLGRGVARHLVDHGAQVHLWGRREAVLADAAAEASASRPGSVHIHTVDVRDYANVDETMSRIWADHGPLTGVVNNAAANFIAQTKDLSPRAFEAVTSTVMNGSFHTTHAAGKRWIADGLPGSVLSTLTTWVWTGSAYVVPSAMAKAAVHSMTMSLAVEWAKYNIRVNAIASGPIPTDYAWEMLNPTDKSSVGATQTDQIPAGRAGTIEELANLTMFLLSDACDYLTGQTVAMDGGQMLAGPGTFAGLNSLTDADWQQIKETSKAASAASKSQRSV, encoded by the coding sequence ATGTCGAAAGCCACCCCGTCGAAAGCCACCCCGTTCACAGGTGAGTTGCTCGCCAGCAAGAGAATCCTGATCACCGGCGGCGGTACGGGTCTGGGCCGCGGGGTGGCCCGGCATCTGGTCGATCACGGCGCACAGGTGCATCTGTGGGGCCGCCGCGAGGCGGTCCTGGCCGACGCGGCGGCCGAGGCGTCGGCGTCCCGGCCGGGTTCGGTTCATATTCACACCGTCGACGTCCGCGACTACGCCAATGTCGACGAGACGATGAGCCGGATCTGGGCCGATCACGGACCGCTGACCGGTGTGGTCAACAATGCCGCCGCCAATTTCATCGCACAGACCAAGGATCTGAGCCCACGCGCCTTCGAGGCGGTGACCAGCACCGTGATGAACGGGTCGTTCCACACCACCCACGCCGCCGGCAAACGCTGGATCGCCGACGGACTTCCCGGCAGCGTCCTGTCGACACTGACCACCTGGGTGTGGACCGGATCGGCGTACGTGGTGCCCTCGGCGATGGCCAAGGCGGCCGTACATTCGATGACCATGTCATTGGCCGTGGAATGGGCGAAATACAATATCCGGGTCAACGCGATCGCCTCCGGTCCCATCCCCACCGACTACGCGTGGGAAATGCTCAACCCCACCGACAAGAGTTCGGTCGGGGCGACGCAGACCGATCAGATTCCGGCCGGCCGGGCGGGCACCATCGAAGAGCTGGCCAACCTGACGATGTTCCTGCTCTCGGATGCCTGTGACTATCTGACCGGCCAGACCGTCGCGATGGACGGCGGTCAGATGCTCGCCGGTCCGGGGACCTTTGCGGGCCTGAACTCCCTGACCGATGCCGACTGGCAGCAGATCAAGGAAACCAGCAAGGCCGCGTCAGCGGCGAGCAAGTCACAACGCAGCGTGTAG
- a CDS encoding phosphatase PAP2 family protein — protein sequence MTGARGSVDGAAAASDAGSGRAVWGALGRLPRGVTAVMRYFVAPRWWVEILVLGALYGIYSMIRNMADGDVGVAFKNGRDILAWEDEFGLAFERWLNEFVNDTPPVAALSALEYASLHFIVTPGVLIWLFVAHRNRYRLMSSVLVFTTGFALIGFYTMPTAPPRMLADERFVDIMAKTGSWGWWPESGAPGSDAVSNQFAAMPSLHCAWATWCGIMLVHFGRRHWVRVLGCLYPFTTFFVVMGTGNHYFIDVVAGLGTLLVGALAAYGMRYLWRRYLASPLSGITWRDVTAGDTADIRPGRVSLHKPERSARNLSGRDPSGRDPSEHDPSGGDRSAGDLSGSVPAERVTPEP from the coding sequence GTGACGGGTGCGAGAGGATCTGTCGACGGCGCCGCAGCTGCCTCCGATGCCGGCTCCGGCCGTGCGGTATGGGGTGCCCTGGGTAGGCTGCCGCGCGGTGTCACCGCGGTGATGAGGTACTTCGTCGCCCCTCGCTGGTGGGTGGAGATCCTCGTCCTCGGTGCGCTGTACGGAATCTATTCGATGATCCGCAACATGGCCGACGGCGACGTGGGCGTGGCATTCAAGAACGGCCGCGACATCCTGGCCTGGGAGGACGAGTTCGGCCTGGCGTTCGAGCGCTGGCTCAACGAGTTCGTCAACGACACCCCGCCCGTGGCCGCACTCAGCGCGCTCGAATACGCATCGCTGCACTTCATCGTCACCCCGGGCGTCCTGATCTGGTTGTTCGTGGCGCATCGCAACAGGTACCGGCTGATGAGTTCGGTGCTGGTGTTCACCACCGGGTTCGCCCTCATCGGCTTCTACACGATGCCGACGGCGCCGCCGCGGATGCTCGCCGACGAACGCTTCGTCGACATCATGGCCAAGACCGGCTCATGGGGCTGGTGGCCGGAGTCGGGTGCGCCGGGATCGGATGCCGTCTCCAACCAGTTCGCCGCCATGCCGTCGCTGCACTGTGCATGGGCCACCTGGTGCGGCATCATGCTCGTGCACTTCGGCCGCAGACACTGGGTACGGGTGCTCGGCTGCCTCTACCCGTTCACCACCTTCTTCGTGGTGATGGGCACCGGCAATCACTACTTCATCGACGTCGTCGCCGGGCTGGGGACCCTGCTCGTCGGAGCTCTCGCCGCCTACGGCATGCGCTACCTGTGGCGGCGGTATCTGGCGTCGCCGCTGAGCGGGATCACTTGGCGGGATGTCACCGCCGGTGACACGGCGGACATCCGGCCCGGACGGGTATCCCTGCACAAGCCGGAGCGGTCCGCGCGCAACCTGTCCGGTCGCGATCCTTCCGGTCGCGATCCGTCAGAACACGATCCTTCGGGCGGGGATCGGTCGGCGGGGGATCTTTCAGGAAGTGTCCCGGCCGAACGGGTTACGCCGGAGCCGTGA